From a single Nocardioides sp. dk884 genomic region:
- a CDS encoding ATP-binding cassette domain-containing protein, protein MAEPYAVRTTGLSKTLGTHRALAGVDLTVPAGSVLALLGPNGAGKTTTVRILATLLRPDGGSASVLGHDVVRDAHRVRSLIGLTGQYAALDESLTATENLVVLARLLGRRRPKRRAGDLLEEFGLAEAADRPVSTFSGGMRRRLDIAASLVGDPPVLFLDEPTTGLDLRTRVQMWETVRRLVARGSTVLLTTQYLEEADQLADRVAVIDRGRLVADDTPASLKASVGTTRLHLTVADVRRAEAAEVLAAVTGREPTTHRDGSLGVPIDSGALSAELVLALQARGIEVAELGVRRPSLDEVFFALTGARGTEAA, encoded by the coding sequence GTGGCTGAGCCGTACGCCGTCCGGACCACCGGACTGAGCAAGACCCTGGGCACCCACCGCGCGCTGGCCGGGGTGGACCTGACCGTGCCCGCCGGCAGCGTGCTCGCCCTGCTCGGTCCCAACGGCGCCGGCAAGACCACGACCGTGCGGATCCTGGCCACCCTGCTGCGCCCCGACGGCGGCTCGGCGAGCGTGCTCGGCCACGACGTGGTCCGCGACGCCCACCGGGTGCGCTCGCTGATCGGTCTCACCGGCCAGTACGCCGCGCTCGACGAGAGCCTCACCGCCACCGAGAACCTCGTGGTGCTGGCCAGGCTCCTCGGCCGACGCCGTCCGAAGCGACGCGCCGGCGACCTGCTCGAGGAGTTCGGGCTGGCCGAGGCCGCCGACCGGCCGGTCTCGACGTTCTCCGGCGGGATGCGGCGACGCCTCGACATCGCCGCCAGCCTGGTGGGCGACCCGCCGGTGCTCTTCCTCGACGAGCCGACCACCGGGCTGGACCTGCGCACCCGCGTGCAGATGTGGGAGACCGTGCGCCGCCTGGTGGCCCGTGGCAGCACGGTGCTGCTGACCACGCAGTACCTCGAGGAGGCCGACCAGCTCGCCGACCGGGTGGCGGTCATCGACCGCGGCCGGCTGGTCGCCGACGACACCCCCGCCTCGCTCAAGGCCTCCGTCGGCACCACCCGCCTTCACCTCACCGTCGCCGACGTACGCCGCGCGGAGGCCGCGGAGGTCCTCGCCGCGGTCACCGGGCGCGAGCCGACCACACACCGCGACGGCAGCCTCGGGGTGCCGATCGACTCCGGGGCGCTCAGTGCCGAGCTCGTGCTGGCGCTCCAGGCGCGCGGCATCGAGGTCGCCGAGCTCGGGGTGCGCCGGCCCTCCCTCGACGAGGTCTTCTTCGCGCTCACCGGCGCCCGCGGGACGGAGGCGGCATGA
- a CDS encoding ABC transporter permease: MSGSHARLAASPSLPATVSQSLTMARRGLLRIRHDPQRLFDVVALPVVATVMFANVFGGAVAGGIDAYLPRLVPGVMVQIAVTASVVTGVQLRDDMERGVFDRFRSLPIARTAPLAGSLLADVVRYVLAVTITVGVGVAMGYRPDSWTGLAAGALLVIGCAFAISWIFALMGVVMRSASAVQGASMLVLMPLSFMSNALVPVETMPGWMRAIAEVNPITHLVSAVRALAAGDPSGQPVALALGGAAVILLVVSPLTVRAYVRAA, encoded by the coding sequence ATGAGCGGCAGCCACGCGCGCCTCGCCGCGTCGCCGTCCCTGCCGGCCACCGTCTCGCAGTCGCTGACGATGGCCCGCCGCGGGCTGCTGCGGATCCGCCACGACCCGCAACGCCTCTTCGACGTGGTCGCGCTGCCGGTCGTGGCCACCGTCATGTTCGCCAACGTGTTCGGCGGCGCGGTCGCCGGCGGCATCGACGCCTACCTGCCCCGCCTGGTGCCGGGCGTGATGGTGCAGATCGCGGTCACCGCCTCCGTGGTGACCGGGGTGCAGCTGCGCGACGACATGGAGCGCGGCGTCTTCGACAGGTTCCGCTCGCTGCCCATCGCGCGCACCGCCCCGCTGGCCGGCTCGCTGCTGGCCGACGTGGTGCGCTACGTCCTCGCCGTCACGATCACCGTGGGCGTCGGGGTCGCCATGGGCTACCGCCCGGACAGCTGGACCGGGCTGGCCGCGGGTGCGCTGCTGGTCATCGGCTGCGCGTTCGCGATCAGCTGGATCTTCGCGCTGATGGGCGTGGTGATGCGCAGCGCCTCGGCCGTGCAGGGCGCCTCGATGCTGGTGCTGATGCCGCTGTCGTTCATGTCCAACGCGCTCGTGCCCGTCGAGACGATGCCCGGCTGGATGCGCGCGATCGCCGAGGTCAACCCGATCACCCACCTGGTCTCCGCCGTGCGCGCCCTCGCCGCGGGCGACCCGTCGGGCCAGCCCGTCGCGCTGGCCCTCGGCGGCGCGGCGGTGATCCTGCTCGTCGTGTCGCCGCTGACCGTCCGCGCCTACGTGCGCGCCGCCTGA
- the katG gene encoding catalase/peroxidase HPI → MNDESDARGGCPVMHGSQQPLPAQGDANKTWWPNQLNLKILAKNPAVANPLGEDFDYADAFSSLDLAEVKRDIAQALTDSQDWWPADFGHYGPFLIRMAWHSAGTYRISDGRGGAGAGQQRFAPLNSWPDNANLDKARRLLWPVKKKYGQKISWADLMILAGNVALEDMGFKTFGFAGGREDVWEADADVYWGPETEWLGDERYTGERDLEDPLAAVQMGLIYVNPEGPNGNGDPLASAKDIRETFARMAMNDEETVALIAGGHTFGKTHGAGDAGLVGPEPEAAPIEEQGLGWKSSYESGKGIDAITSGLEVTWTYHPTRWDNEFFHILYSYEWEQFKSPAGALQWRPVNNGGDGLVPEAFGDGKREPRMLTSDLALRVDPEYDKISRRFKEDPEAFADAFARAWFKLTHRDMGPRDRYLGPEVPEEVLIWQDPLPAHEGELVNDSDIVVLKEKIVATGLSVSELVSVAWASAATFRGGDKRGGANGARIRLEPQKDWTVNNPVRLAKVLEALEGVKADFDTESKKVSLADLIVLAGGVGIEQAAKAAGTEIVVPFTPGRTDATIEQTDVDSFKALEPRHDGFRNYLSRTSKVPTEYLLLDRANLLTLSAPETTVLVGGLRVLDTNWDGSKTGVLTTTPGQLTNDFFVNLLELGQEWTPVDEAGELFSSTAGWTGSRVDLIFGSNSELRALAEVYASDDAKTKFVEDFVAAWVKVMELDRFDLR, encoded by the coding sequence ATGAACGATGAGAGCGACGCCCGCGGGGGTTGCCCCGTGATGCACGGCTCCCAGCAGCCGCTGCCCGCCCAGGGTGACGCCAACAAGACCTGGTGGCCCAACCAGCTCAACCTCAAGATCCTCGCCAAGAACCCCGCGGTCGCCAACCCGCTGGGCGAGGACTTCGACTACGCCGACGCGTTCAGCTCCCTCGACCTCGCTGAGGTCAAGCGCGACATCGCGCAGGCCCTCACCGACTCCCAGGACTGGTGGCCGGCCGACTTCGGGCACTACGGCCCCTTCCTCATCCGGATGGCCTGGCACAGCGCCGGCACCTACCGCATCAGCGACGGCCGCGGCGGCGCCGGCGCCGGCCAGCAGCGCTTCGCGCCGCTGAACAGCTGGCCCGACAACGCCAACCTCGACAAGGCCCGGCGTCTGCTGTGGCCGGTCAAGAAGAAGTACGGCCAGAAGATCTCCTGGGCCGACCTGATGATCCTCGCGGGCAACGTCGCGCTCGAGGACATGGGCTTCAAGACCTTCGGCTTCGCCGGCGGCCGCGAGGACGTCTGGGAGGCCGACGCCGACGTCTACTGGGGTCCCGAGACCGAGTGGCTCGGCGACGAGCGCTACACCGGTGAGCGCGACCTCGAGGACCCGCTCGCCGCGGTGCAGATGGGCCTCATCTACGTCAACCCGGAGGGCCCCAACGGCAACGGCGACCCGCTCGCCTCCGCCAAGGACATCCGCGAGACCTTCGCCCGCATGGCGATGAACGACGAGGAGACCGTCGCGCTGATCGCCGGCGGCCACACCTTCGGCAAGACCCACGGTGCCGGCGACGCCGGCCTGGTCGGCCCGGAGCCGGAGGCCGCCCCGATCGAGGAGCAGGGCCTGGGCTGGAAGTCGTCGTACGAGTCCGGCAAGGGCATCGACGCGATCACCTCGGGCCTGGAGGTCACCTGGACCTACCACCCGACCCGCTGGGACAACGAGTTCTTCCACATCCTCTACAGCTACGAGTGGGAGCAGTTCAAGTCGCCCGCCGGTGCGCTGCAGTGGCGTCCGGTCAACAACGGCGGCGACGGCCTGGTGCCCGAGGCGTTCGGCGACGGCAAGCGCGAGCCGCGCATGCTGACCTCCGACCTCGCGCTGCGCGTCGACCCGGAGTACGACAAGATCTCGCGCCGCTTCAAGGAGGACCCGGAGGCCTTCGCCGACGCGTTCGCCCGCGCCTGGTTCAAGCTGACCCACCGCGACATGGGTCCGCGCGACCGCTACCTCGGCCCCGAGGTGCCCGAGGAGGTCCTCATCTGGCAGGACCCGCTGCCGGCCCACGAGGGTGAGCTCGTCAACGACAGCGACATCGTCGTGCTCAAGGAGAAGATCGTCGCGACCGGCCTCAGCGTCTCCGAGCTCGTCTCGGTCGCCTGGGCCTCCGCCGCCACCTTCCGCGGTGGCGACAAGCGCGGCGGCGCCAACGGTGCCCGCATCCGCCTGGAGCCCCAGAAGGACTGGACCGTCAACAACCCGGTCCGCCTGGCCAAGGTCCTGGAGGCGCTCGAGGGCGTCAAGGCCGACTTCGACACCGAGTCGAAGAAGGTCTCCCTGGCCGACCTGATCGTCCTCGCCGGTGGCGTGGGCATCGAGCAGGCCGCCAAGGCCGCCGGCACCGAGATCGTGGTCCCGTTCACCCCGGGTCGCACCGACGCCACGATCGAGCAGACCGACGTCGACTCCTTCAAGGCCCTCGAGCCGCGCCACGACGGGTTCCGCAACTACCTGTCGCGCACCTCGAAGGTCCCCACCGAGTACCTCCTGCTCGACCGGGCGAACCTGCTCACGCTGAGCGCTCCCGAGACCACCGTCCTCGTCGGTGGCCTGCGGGTCCTCGACACCAACTGGGACGGCTCGAAGACCGGTGTCCTCACCACGACGCCGGGTCAGCTGACGAACGACTTCTTCGTCAACCTGCTCGAGCTGGGCCAGGAGTGGACCCCCGTCGACGAGGCCGGGGAGCTGTTCTCCTCGACCGCCGGCTGGACCGGTTCGCGCGTGGACCTGATCTTCGGCTCGAACTCCGAGCTGCGCGCGCTCGCCGAGGTCTACGCCTCGGACGACGCCAAGACCAAGTTCGTCGAGGACTTCGTCGCCGCCTGGGTCAAGGTCATGGAGCTGGACCGCTTCGACCTGCGCTGA
- a CDS encoding Fur family transcriptional regulator: MPTTDHEDLLRGARLRVTKPRVAVLDAVHDLPHADTETIYGTVRGRLGEVSQQAVYDVLRVLTESGLIRRIQPQGSVARYESRVADNHHHLVCRSCGVIVDVDCAVGVAPCLTPSDGHGFSIDEAEVVYWGQCPSCSTTSS; encoded by the coding sequence GTGCCGACCACCGATCACGAAGACCTGCTGCGCGGGGCCCGCCTGCGGGTCACGAAGCCTCGGGTCGCCGTGCTCGACGCGGTCCATGACCTTCCGCACGCCGACACCGAGACCATCTACGGCACCGTCCGTGGACGCCTGGGAGAAGTCTCCCAGCAGGCGGTGTACGACGTGCTGCGGGTCCTCACCGAGTCGGGGCTGATCCGCCGGATCCAGCCCCAGGGCTCGGTGGCCCGCTATGAGTCCCGCGTCGCCGACAACCACCACCACCTGGTGTGCCGCTCCTGCGGCGTGATCGTCGACGTCGACTGTGCGGTCGGGGTTGCCCCCTGCCTCACTCCCTCGGACGGTCACGGCTTCAGCATCGATGAGGCCGAGGTCGTCTATTGGGGCCAGTGCCCCTCTTGCTCCACGACCAGTTCGTGA
- a CDS encoding PP2C family protein-serine/threonine phosphatase, whose protein sequence is MIVGTRALRRTWQRSHGTGRGRVLQWSTGSRRSQQLSLVLLLAGLTASFAVSLVEYTWMPLTAYFVWLLLGMVLLRFRPLAALCAVALVFGVVAVVLDGPSGTLRVSAVLGMVAGVAVILVQSSRQRSGLPAALGEAVLAELRDRLQAQATVPPLPAGWHSQSAMLAAHEAGYAGDFLVADLRTRCEGGRDLEMVLVDVCGKGVDAGPDALQFAGALGGLIGALPPEPLMRAANTFLLRQPSDEAMATAVHVLVDLESGDYAIHSAGHPPALRWDGESWAVDAARGTALGIVADPDLEATTGRLGPGEALMFYTDGVVESRSASLDEGIDWLRTVGAVAMREGLPGAARRIIAQVPRGEDDRAVLILARARVDPEPTERNKIEPFQTTVP, encoded by the coding sequence GTGATCGTCGGCACCCGGGCGCTGCGGCGCACCTGGCAGCGCTCCCACGGCACGGGCCGCGGGCGGGTGCTGCAGTGGAGCACGGGCTCGCGTCGCAGCCAACAGCTCTCGCTGGTGCTCCTGCTGGCCGGCCTCACCGCGTCGTTCGCGGTCTCCCTGGTGGAGTACACCTGGATGCCGCTCACGGCGTACTTCGTCTGGCTGCTGCTCGGCATGGTGCTGCTGCGCTTTCGCCCGCTCGCCGCGCTGTGCGCCGTCGCGCTCGTGTTCGGCGTGGTCGCGGTGGTGCTGGACGGCCCGTCCGGCACGTTGCGCGTGAGCGCGGTGCTCGGCATGGTCGCGGGGGTCGCGGTGATCCTCGTGCAGTCCAGCCGGCAGCGCTCCGGCCTGCCCGCGGCACTCGGCGAGGCCGTCCTCGCCGAGCTGCGCGACCGGCTCCAGGCGCAGGCCACGGTGCCGCCGCTGCCCGCCGGCTGGCACTCGCAGTCGGCCATGCTCGCCGCCCACGAGGCCGGGTACGCCGGCGACTTCCTCGTCGCCGATCTGCGCACCCGCTGCGAGGGTGGTCGGGATCTGGAGATGGTGCTGGTCGACGTCTGCGGCAAGGGCGTCGACGCGGGCCCGGACGCACTGCAGTTCGCGGGCGCGCTGGGTGGTCTGATCGGTGCGCTGCCGCCGGAGCCGCTGATGCGCGCGGCGAACACCTTCTTGCTGCGCCAGCCCTCCGACGAGGCGATGGCGACGGCGGTCCACGTGCTGGTCGACCTGGAGAGCGGCGACTACGCCATCCACAGCGCAGGGCACCCGCCGGCGCTGCGCTGGGACGGGGAGTCCTGGGCGGTCGACGCCGCGCGCGGCACCGCCCTGGGGATCGTCGCGGACCCCGACCTGGAGGCCACCACCGGACGGCTGGGGCCCGGCGAGGCGCTGATGTTCTACACCGACGGTGTCGTGGAGTCCCGGTCGGCCTCGCTCGACGAGGGGATCGACTGGCTGCGCACGGTCGGCGCGGTCGCCATGCGCGAGGGACTGCCGGGCGCCGCGAGGCGGATCATCGCGCAGGTGCCACGCGGCGAGGACGACCGCGCGGTGCTGATCCTCGCCCGTGCCCGGGTCGACCCGGAGCCCACTGAGCGAAACAAAATTGAACCATTCCAAACAACTGTGCCATGA
- a CDS encoding glycerophosphodiester phosphodiesterase, with protein MEHPPAAYAVSALLSAHRCGAGGDPDLENTRPALERAITLGVEYVEFDVHRCGDGALVLFHDDWLWIGGQRHWIREVTVDMLSAQSEHFLRYEEALEILAGRARAHLDLKFSSPGGVAEVAAVRRAVELLGAENLVVTTLDDRSVRAVRNWADEEGLPLLVGLSLGRGVRGLPWRVQARIRISELRPRLRYRASRANVMVANHALARLGVGALARRWGLPLLVWTIDTERSLAYWLRPGRAWLVTTNRPELALAIRERQTRRARGRLPGPGRRRRAARPGSGSMRA; from the coding sequence ATGGAGCACCCGCCTGCCGCGTACGCCGTGTCGGCGCTGCTGAGCGCCCATCGCTGCGGTGCCGGCGGCGACCCCGATCTGGAGAACACCCGGCCCGCACTGGAGCGCGCGATCACGCTCGGGGTGGAGTACGTCGAGTTCGACGTGCACCGCTGCGGCGACGGCGCGCTCGTGCTGTTCCACGACGACTGGCTGTGGATCGGCGGTCAGCGGCACTGGATCCGCGAGGTGACAGTGGACATGCTGTCCGCGCAGTCGGAGCACTTCCTGCGTTATGAGGAGGCGCTGGAGATCCTGGCCGGGCGGGCCCGCGCCCACCTCGACCTCAAGTTCTCCTCCCCCGGCGGGGTCGCGGAGGTCGCGGCCGTGCGCCGCGCGGTGGAGCTGCTCGGTGCGGAGAACCTCGTGGTGACCACCCTGGACGACCGCTCGGTGCGCGCGGTGCGCAACTGGGCCGACGAGGAGGGGCTGCCGCTGCTGGTCGGGCTCTCGCTGGGCCGCGGCGTCCGGGGGCTGCCCTGGCGGGTGCAGGCACGGATCCGCATCTCCGAGCTGCGCCCGCGACTGCGCTACCGCGCCTCGCGGGCAAACGTCATGGTCGCCAACCACGCCCTCGCGCGGTTGGGCGTCGGTGCCCTCGCGCGCCGTTGGGGGCTGCCGCTCCTGGTGTGGACCATCGACACCGAGCGATCCTTGGCGTACTGGCTGCGACCCGGCCGGGCCTGGTTGGTCACCACCAACCGACCCGAGCTGGCCCTGGCGATCCGGGAACGCCAGACCCGCAGGGCCCGGGGGCGGCTGCCCGGACCGGGGCGCCGGCGACGCGCCGCTCGACCCGGGTCTGGGAGCATGCGGGCATGA